The Anastrepha ludens isolate Willacy chromosome 2, idAnaLude1.1, whole genome shotgun sequence genome contains a region encoding:
- the LOC128866503 gene encoding inositol polyphosphate-5-phosphatase A, which translates to MGERKSSVESPNIQVIDKSNILLVTANVGTLFEDPLRLLHPWLKEFMLKIKELRPHFMALHMQEVGGKTYEKASNSVKEFVKLLCEDAAMRDFSAVQIYMDENFNSLENFTALGSLYFAHKNLSSIRIWNFSNATWEQPAGKSIYFGNIENISTKEKSKFPLKLFPECKWSRKGFMRTRWDINGTVVEFVNIHLFHDASNLKAREECPSVYSQRRRQALIHTLERFLTDKVNEPVPYFVFGDFNFRCDTEGVTKELTKNLTEHRVSTSNVNSAKMCYRDEDGENVLIIGKKEFNHVKHQNKFKEEWLKKYDGDWDIFRGILCEYDIPFPPSYPYKEEPHLPTEYMITRCPSWCDRILMSPQIPETILASKEHNPYNVIGDNVCMGDHKPVYLNVQLKTNQGIVKPQAKVLDCLHHISKMILSNDSDNSGEGCKMEPKSQFIRLNQKFVSGNREFLYSGMIKSDASDCIKTKCLIKSDVTNVYIILKETQF; encoded by the exons ATGGGGGAAAGGAAATCTTCTGTCGAATCGCCCAATATACAAGTCATCGACAAATCCAATATTCTCTTGGTCACAGCCAACGTTGGAACTCTCTTTGAAGAT CCCTTAAGATTACTGCATCCTTGGCTTAAAGAGTTTATGCTGAAAATTAAGGAGTTACGCCCGCATTTCATGGCTCTCCATATGCAAGAAGTAGGCGGCAAAACTTATGAGAAAGCATCAAATTCAGTTAAAGAATTTGTCAAATTACTTTGTGAAGATGCTGCAATGCGAGATTTTTCGGCTGTCCAAATATACATGGATGAAAACTTTaatagtttagaaaattttacg GCTTTAGGAAGTTTGTATTTcgctcacaaaaatttaagtagTATTCGGATATGGAACTTCTCGAATGCCACATGGGAACAGCCTGCGGGGAAAAGTATTTACTTTGGCAATATAGAAAACATTTCTACAAAAGAGAAATCTAAATTTCCTCTCAAACTTTTTCCTGAG TGTAAATGGTCGAGAAAAGGATTTATGAGAACACGTTGGGACATTAATGGCACCGTCGTAGAGTTCGTAAATATACACTTATTTCACGACGCATCAAATTTAAAGGCACGCGAGGAGTGCCCCTCTGTTTACTCCCAGAGGAGGAGACAAGCATTAATTCATACATTAGAAAG GTTCCTTACGGACAAGGTGAATGAGCCAGTACCATATTTTGTTTTCGGCGATTTCAACTTTAGATGCGATACTGAAGGTGTTACCAAG gaATTGACTAAAAATCTTACGGAACATCGTGTATCAACCAGCAATGTAAATAGTGCTAAAATGTGCTACCGCGATGAAGACGGAGAAAACGTTTTAATTATCGGGAAGAAGGAATTTAATCACGTGAagcatcaaaataaatttaaagaagaaTGG TTAAAGAAATACGATGGAGATTGGGATATTTTTAGAGGTATATTATGCGAATACGACATTCCATTTCCACCATCGTATCCTTATAAGGAGGAACCACACTTGCCAACAGAATACATGATAACTCGCTGCCCTTCATGGTGTGATCGAATTTTAATGAGCCCTCAAATTCCAGAAACGATATTGGCTTCTAAAGAACATAATCCGTACAACGTTATTGGAGACAACGTTTGTATGGGCGACCATAAG CCGGTGTACTTAAACGTCcagttaaaaacaaatcaag gTATTGTGAAACCACAAGCAAAAGTATTAGACTGTTTGCATCACATATCAAAGATGATACTTTCCAATGATTCAGATAACTCGGGAGAAGGATGCAAGATGGAGCCTAAGTCTCAATTTATAAGACtcaatcaaaaatttgtcaGTGGAAATCGGGAATTTTTATATTCTGGAATGATTAAAAGTGACGCGAGCGATTgcattaaaacaaaatgtttgataAAATCGGATGTTACTAATgtctatataattttaaaagaaacgcaattttaa
- the LOC128866515 gene encoding transmembrane emp24 domain-containing protein bai — protein MFLRLILVFFFIHLVRGVMFNIKPNFQKCLKEDIQANQLVKGEYEVSSVPGQIIDYIARDTKGHILSKGEHITKGKFTFMSEVYDTYEICFISKVPPHQRGIEQEVSLTTKKGAETRNYEGIQEAAKLKPMEVELKRLEDLSDSIVRDFALMRKREEEMRDTNEKTNSRVLFFSIFSMCCLLGLATWQVLYLRRYFKAKKLIE, from the exons atgtttttacgactaattttagtttttttcttcatacaCCTTGTGAGAGGTGTTATGTTCAATATTAAGCCTAATTTTCAAAAGTGTCTTAAGGAGGACATCCAGGCAAACCAATTGGTTAAAGGGGAATATGAAGTATCTAGTGTACCCGGACAAATAATTGATTACATC GCTAGAGACACCAAGGGGCACATTTTGTCAAAGGGAGAACATATAACGAAAGGAAAGTTTACATTTATGTCGGAGGTGTACGATACATATGAGATTTGCTTTATATCAAAAGTTCCGCCAC atCAAAGGGGCATTGAACAGGAAGTCAGCCTTACTACCAAAAAGGGTGCGGAGACTAGGAATTATGAAGGC attcaAGAAGCAGCAAAGCTTAAACCGATGGAAGTAGAGCTTAAGCGTCTAGAAGATTTATCAGACTCGATTGTACGAGATTTTGCTTTAATGCGCAAAAGGGAGGAGGAAATGAGAGACACaaacg AGAAAACAAATAGCCGGGTACTATTTTTCAGTATCTTTAGTATGTGCTGCTTACTGGGTCTAGCTACATGGCAGGTTTTATATTTACGCAGATATTTTAAAGCTAAAAAGCTTATCGAAtaa
- the LOC128866522 gene encoding survival of motor neuron-related-splicing factor 30: protein MAEDLQNYKLQLQQVEAGLLTDPENEELLKLKEGLLEVIELTRDLIRTQFEEQKKSSYIEPASSASISAYYDEIEAALLEAEKLVTTSQNWKVGDKCQARWTEDGRYYDAIIEDITAEGDVSVVFDAYQNRATTTIKELRDCTTRKEVFPSAKRHHPNQKEYLKKRKQKKLLRFKELEEERESDKKKWLSFTNKNLKKPGMKVRSIFASPDTVSGRVGIGTCGVSGKGMTEYTVGEKYRKGF from the exons atGGCAGAAGATCTACAAAATTACAAACTGCAGTTACAGCAG GTTGAAGCGGGGTTACTGACGGATCCAGAAAATGAGGAATTGTTAAAACTGAAAGAAGGTTTATTAGAAGTAATTGAATTAACCAGAGATTTAATTCGAACACAATTCGAAGAGCAGAAAAAGTCGTCTTATATTGAACCTGCGTCCAGTGCCTCAATATCAGCATATTACGATGAAATTGAAGCAGCTCTTTTAGAGGCAGAAAAATTGGTGACTACTTCGCAGAACTGGAAAGTTGGAGACAAATGCCAAGCCAGATGGACCGAAGATGGCCGATACTACGACGCAATTATCGAAGATATAACTGCCGAAGGAGATGTTAGTGTAGTATTTGATGCCTATCAAAACCGAGCAACTACTACAATCAAAGAATTACGGGATTGCACCACACGAAAAGAAGTATTTCCTTCAGCgaa ACGTCATCACCCCAATCAAAAGGaatatttgaagaaaagaaaacaaaaaaagttactaCGCTTCAAGGAATTAGAAGAAGAGCGAGAGTCCGACAAGAAAAAATGGCTAAGCTTCACGAATAAGAACTTAAAGAAGCCTGGAATGAAAGTAAGAAGTATATTTGCATCTCCTGATACTGTTTCGGGGCGTGTGGGTATCGGAACTTGTGGAGTTTCCGGGAAAGGCATGACTGAGTATACGGTCGGGGAGAAATACCGTAagggtttttaa